The stretch of DNA GGTTCCGTTCACGCTGACCGGCGTGAGCAACGGGCCAGCCAGCCGCACGGTAATTGCGTCGGTGGTAAATGGGCTGACAGTGACCAGTAACACGACTTACAGTGTGCCGGAATCCTGTACGAAGGTTAGCTGTCCGCAGGACTTTAGTCTGACAGTTTCGAGTAACAGCACGATCTGTAATGGCGAAAGCGTAACGCTCGTGGCTTCGTCGCCGGTGCCGGGTGCCAAAATCTGCTGGTATCTGACGCCAACAGACGGTCAGGCTCTGGTAACGCTCGACAGTGGTCAGCCGTTTGCCGTGACGATCACTTCGTCGGATACGTTCTATGCAGAAGCCGTTACGATTATTGATGGCGTAACCTGTGTGAGTGGCCGCAAGCCCGTACATGTTATGGTAACGACCATCCCGACGCCGATTTGCCTTGGAAACATTCGGAATGTGTGCCCAAGCCGCACGGTTGATCTGACGAAAATTCAGATTACCAATAGCGAGACCATCTACAGCTATGAATGGTACACCAGCATCGACCGCGCTCAGGGTACGCAGGTAACCAACCTGACAGCAGTGGGAGCCGGTACATATTACCTGTTCGCCAAACTGGGACGTTGCTACAGCAATCCGTCGGTAACAACCGTTGAAATTGTTGACTGCAACTGCCAGAATGTAGCGGGCGTAAACGTTGGGCCGGGTGTTTCGGTCTGCGAAGGCCAACCGGTTTCGCTCACCGCCGTACTAACGGGTTCGGCAACGAGCGTCGTATGGTCAACGAGTGGTACGGGTACGTTCAGTAATCCGAACAGCCCGATAACGACCTACACGCCATCGGCGCAGGATATTACTAATGGCTCGGTGTTGCTGACCGCAACTACCAACGACCCGGATGGCAGTGGTATTTGTCAGGCAGCAACCAGTTCGCTGATTGCGACCATCAACGCCCGCCCGAAAGCTCCAATCAATCTGACCTGCGCCGATTCGCTGGTTTGCCAGGGGCAAAGCACGAAAGTGTTTGCACTGGTAGTGAATGGCAACAATCAGGTTATGCCAGGCGTGAAAATCAACTGGTACGATCAGACCAACAAATTAGTTGGAACGGTCGATAACGGAGCACCGCTCGTTATCACACCTTCCGTATCGGGTCAGGTTGTTTACACTGCCGAAGCCGTGAGTGCCGATAACTGCATTAGCCCACGGAGTTCGCTGACCATTACGGTAGGTACGTGTCTGGCTGATCTGGCAGTTGTGAAGAAGGTAGTATCGGCTGGCCCGTACAAACTCGGTCAAAAGATCACCTACTCGATAACGGCCAGCAACAACGGTCCAATAACGGGAACCGATGTGACAGTGAGCGACGTGATGCCGTCGAACCTCTCGTTTGTCAGCGCAACCCCAGCCAGCGAATACAACGCGGCTACCGGTGTCTGGACGATAGGTACGCTGACGAAAGGTTCGGACCGGAGCCTGTTGATAGAAGCTACGATTAACTCGGCGGGTTCGATTCTGAATACGGCTATTATCGGCGGCTCGAACAATGATCCGAAACGTTCGCAAAACGATACGTCCTCTGTTCGCATCGATGTGGGTGAGTGTGTCGTGAAAGCTCCACACATTGAATGCGCCGTAACCGACATCTGCGTCGATGGCTCTACGAAGCTGACGGCCAGTGGTTGCGAAGGTGGCGTTGTTCATTGGTCAGATGGGCAGACGGGCGTATCGGTTGACGTTAGCCCAAAAGTAACGACCACTTATACGGCAAGTTGCGTACTGGGCCGGAGCTGCGTAAGCCCTGCTTCAAACGCCATCACGATCCGCGTGATTACGCCAACGATTCCGACAATTACCGCTACAGCAGACAAAGTTTGCCCAGGCGCGTCGGTAACACTGACCGCAGGCTACTGCGAGGGTACGGTTGAATGGTCGGAAGGGGCACAAACGGGTTCGTTCATCGTTGTGCAGCCATACACCAAAACGACCTACACCGCACAGTGCCGCGTGGGTAACTGCCCCGGCAAACCGGCAACCAAAACGATTGATATCGCTACGGACCTGCCCACGCCGACAATTGTATGCAGCACAAGTGTAGTTTGCCCCGGCGAATCGGTAACGCTCACGGTTGAGAACTGTGTGGGTACGCCGGTCTGGAGCAGCACCACACAAACAACGGGCAGCATCGTGGTATTCCCGACGGTAGGCAACAACACCTACACGGTATACTGCACCAACGGCGTGTGCCGCAGCAAACCATCGAAAGAATATGTAATCGAAGTTACCGAACCGAAAGTGCCGACTGTTACGGCCAGTGCCGATTCGATCTGCGCCGGTCAGCCAGTAACGCTCACGGCTACAGGGTGTAACGGGACGGTTCAGTGGAACGTGACGGGTCGGAATGGTCAGATTATGACTGGTTCGATTATCACGGTGAATCCGCGCGAAAGCATCAGCTACTATGCACAGTGCAAATACCGCTCGTGCATCAGCGATCCGTCGAACGCCGTACCGATTACGGTAGTATCGCCACAGGCACCTGACATTGCCATCCGTCCGGCCAAAACCGTGTTCTGTAGCGGTGAGAGCCTGACCTTAACGGCTGAAGGTTGCAATGGTGGTACGATCTGCTGGCACGCTGGTAATACGATGATTGGCACGGGTGCCAGCATGAGCCAGATTGCGACGGTCGCCACGGAATACTATGCAGTCTGCAAAATGGGTAGCTGTGAAAGCGATCCATCGTTGAAGATCAAAATTTCGGTGAACACCACGCCAGGTCCTGCGCCGACCGTTATGGCCTCAGCAACCTCGGTTTGTGAAGGCGGTGTAGTATCGCTGTCGGCAATGAACTGCAACGGTAATGTAAAATGGAGCGACGGCCAGATGGGCAATGTGGTATCGGTAACGGCAACGGCATCGAACAACGAGTTCTACGCTGTCTGCACACCAACCAGCGGTACGGCTTGCGGTAGTTCGCGCTCGAAAGTGATTCGGGTGAACGTAACGCCAGCTCCGACACCAACGGTGACGTGCAGCACGGGTGAGATTTGCCCCGGCGAGTCGGTAACGCTCACGGTTAATAATTGCGCCGGTACGCCGTACTGGAGCACAGGCGAAACGGCCAAGACGACCATCGTGGTATCGCCAACAGCTACGACGCCCTATACGGTGTATTGCCAGGATGGTGTTTGCCGCAGTGCAACCTCGAAAGAGTATACCATCAAGGTGACGCCGGTACCGGCACCAACCATTGTGGCTTCGGCTACGGTTGTTGAGCCGGGTGGAACGATCTCGCTATCGGCTATTGGCTGTGTGGGTGAGGTTATCTGGAACGCCAACGATGTCAACGGTAACAATAAAGGCGAAGTAATTGTAGTGCGGCCAGAAGGCACGCAGACGTACTACGCACAGTGTCGCTATCGGACATGTCTCAGTGACCCATCGATCACCATCGTAGTGAATCCGGGCAACTGCATCGCCGATGCTGGCTCGCTGACGGCAGTTAATACGAATGTATGCGCTGGAACAGCCACCTCAGTAACGCTTGACGCTACGCCAAACGGCGGTCTGGTGAAACCGGAAGGCTACTCGGTGCTGTATGTCCTGACGAAAGGCGATGGGCTGGTAATTCAGCAAACGAGCGCAACACCATCGTTTACGGTAGCTGCCACAGCCGGTAACTACACCATCCATACACTGGTGTACAATGCCAACGCAGGCGACAAAAACTACCTCGATCTGTCGGGCGTAGTGCCAGGTGTGACGACGGGTGCCGACGTGCTGAAACTCATTGCCGACCGCAAGGTATGCGCCGACCTCGACGCTGCCGGTGCTAAGGTGAACGTGAAGATTGTGGCTCCGCCAACGCTCGCGTCCCTGCCATCACTAACGGTTTGTGCCGGTTCGAGCGTAACGCTCACGGCTGCGGGCTGCGACGGTGGCACGGTAACGTGGTCTGACAAGTCAACGGGTGCATCGATTGTGCGCACGGTGAACAGCAACCTGTTCCTGACGGCAGTCTGTACCATCGACGGTTGCACCAGCCAGCCTTCGGCAGGTCTCAACGTAGCAATCGCTACCTACGAGATTCCGACCATTGCGGTCGATAAGCCGGTCATCTGCACAGGTGAAACTGTATCGCTGACGGCAACAGGCTGCAACGGTGGTACATACGTCTGGTCTGATCCGGCCAGCACCACTGGTTCGGTACTGACCGTGACACCGCAGGAGACGTCGCAATACCGCGTGAAGTGTATGATTGGTCAGTGCGTAAGCGACTGGTCGGCTTCTAACACCATCACGGTGGGTACGCCACAGGCTCCGACGGTTGCCATTGCCGGATCAGCGCAGGCCAGCACCACGCTGTGCTTCGGCTCGCCAGTTACGCTGGTGGCGGAAGGTTGTCCGCAAGGCAGCTACGTAACCTGGTCGAATCAGCAGGTAGGTACGTCGATCACGATCACGCCAAGCCAGAGCGGAACCTATACGGCCCAGTGCTGCACCTCGAACAATTGTAAGAGTGTGCCGTCGAGAGTCATTGCGGTAACGGTGCTGCCGAAAGTACAGCAGCCGACAGTGGCAGACAGGACAAACACTTGTCCGTTCAATACGGTAGACCTGACTACGGCAGTAGTGGGCCGCGTATCAACTGTCGGTGGCATGTTCGAATTCTACACGAGCGAGACGCTGAATAGTGAATCGAAAGTGGCGAATCCGGCGGCTGTCGGCACGGGAACCTACTACGTGATTGAGAAGACGGTGGATGGTTGCACCAGCCTGCCGGTTGTCATTCATGTACGGATTACCAACTGTACTGAGCAGACGCCCTGCGACGAGAAGAATCCGGCCACTGCGGATGCTGGTACGGATGCCAGCATCTGCGCAGCCAAAACGTATCAGTTAGCTGGTAAGATGGGTGGTTCGGGCAAAACGGCTCAGTGGACCACCAGTGGCACGGGTAAGTTTGACGATCCGTTCGCGCTTAACGCTATTTACACCGCCAGTTTGAATGATATTCTGGCGGGTAAAGTAACGCTGACGCTCTCGGTAAGCACAAATAACACGGCCTGCCCGGTAGCGAAAGACCAGATGGAACTGACCATCAACGGTGGCAAAACCGTTCCGACGATTAGCCCGAATGGGTCAATCAGTCTGTGCTTCGGCGACTCGGTTAAGCTGACTGCATCAGAGGGAGCCGGGTATCTGTGGAACAACCGCGCTACAACGAAGTCGATTGTCGTGAAAACCAGCGGTGTTTACAGCGTACAGGTAGTCGATGCGAATGGCTGCACGTCGGTTAAGTCGGAAAAAGTGACGATAAACGTTGCTGAACCCGTTCTGCCACCGCTCGTTGGCAACCTGCGCAATGTATGCCCGTCGAAGATTGTTGACCTGACAAAGGCACTTTCGTCAACTACGGCTGGCAGCACCTATACCTATCGCATTTGCGAATGCGTGACGTCGAACGTGATTATGCGCCCCGATTCGGTCTGTGAAGGCACCTACTGGGTAGTGGAGAAAACGGCGCAGGGTTGCTTAAGCAAACCGGCTAAGATTGTTGTGAAAACGTTCGATTGTGCAGCGGATACGCTTGACACCGACGTGAGTATTACCAAACTTGCCAGCACGAGTAACGTTAGCAACGGTCAGCCAGTGACGTACACGATCTCGGTAACGAACCAGGGTACGCACACAGCGAAAAACATCGATGTGCGCGACGTATTGCCAGCGGGTCTGGAACTGGTTCCGTCTACGATTAGCGGATTCACGGTGTCGAACGGTGTGATTCACAAGCGCATCGACAGCCTGAAAGCAGGTGCATCGGCTTCGATTACGTTCGATGCCCGCATTCTGAAGAAAGGCCAGTCGATTGTGAACAAGGCTGAGATTACGTATCTCGACAACGAAGACCCCAACCTGACGAATAACACCTCGAGTGTGGCCGTACAGGATACCAGTACACGGAAGGCCAGCCTGATTGGTTTGGCAAAAGCAGTGCTGGGTACGCCCGAAATGCAGGGAGATTCGGTTGTCAACGTGAACTATCAGTTCGTTATCCGCAACTTTGGCGACGACACGCTCCGAAACGTAGGTGTGACGGATGATCTGGCAGCGGCCTTTGCGCCCCATCAGGTGATCTCGGTAGCTCCGGGTACAGACGCCAACAGTACGTTGCAACTGAACACGGGCTATTCGGGTGCAGGTGCCAATGCGAACCTGCTCGATTCGACAAGCTACATCCTGCCGGGTGCTGTTCAGCGGATTTCGCTGGCAGTGTCGATCAAGCGGGTGCCGGGCGATAGCAGCAAGGTGTTTAGCAACACGGCTGTAGCTACGGCGATGAATAGCCTGACGATGGTGAGCGATGCATCGGCTAACGGTGGCGACCCCGATGAAGACAGCGATAATGATCCGGGTAATAACACGGGTGTTACGAGCTTCACGCTGGGTAGCCAGCCGAAAGGTCCGGCCATTGGCCTGGCACTGGCGGTGGTGAAAATTGAACCACAAGGCGATGGCAGCTACAATGTGACCTACAAAGCCACAGTGAAAAATGCCGGTACAGTGAATCTGACAGACGTAAGTATCTCGGATACGCTGGCCCGCACGTTCCCATCACCGGCTTCATTCAGCATCGTGAGCGGACCAACGGTAGCCGGGGGAAGCTCGCTGGTTGCCAACACAGCCTACAACGGCAACACCGATGCGAACCTGCTGACCAGTGCCAGCTCGCTGAGCGCAGGGGCGGTTGACTCGGTACTCGTTGTGGTGAATGTGCAGCCGAACGGCAACAACGGTCCGTTCTACGCCAGCGCAACGGCAAAAGGTCGCTCAGTACTCGACAGCAATCAGATAGTGATGGACATCTCGAACAATGGTATTAATCCGAATCCCCTTGGTTCGATCTCGACGCCGGTTCGCTTTGACCTGCCGATTGGGTTGCTGGGTATTGCCAAAGACGTAGCCCAGACTCGGCGCGATGATGGTACATACGATGTGCTGTACACCATTCTGCTGAAGAACATGGGTACGGGGCCGCTGAACAGGATTCAGGTGGTTGACAACCTGAGCGAAACCTTCGCCGGGGCAGCTATCCTGAACAACGCAAGTAATCCGATCACGGTAACGGCTGGTCCTGGCCTGACGCCGAATCCTAATTACACGGGCGAAGGTCTGCTCACCAACATGCTGGTCGATTCGGCCAGCAGCCTGGCGGTGGGTGGCAGCAGTAGCCTGACGTTCAAGGTGCACGTGGGGCTGACAACGACGGCTTCGTCGCTGACGTTCAACAACACGGCTTTTGCATCGGCCCTGTCGTCGACCAGCGGAGTGGTATCGGCAACGTCAACGGCGGGTACGAACCCCGACCCTGATAATGACCTCGATCCGCGCAACAACAACTCGCCTACACCCGTGGTGCTCAACAATGCAGCGACAAACTCGCACATTGGTGTAGCCATGTCGGTACGCGATACAGTGCGCCAGGCCGATGGCACGTTCAACGTTACCTATCAGGTAGTTGTGCGGAACTTCGGACCGAGCATACTGACGCACGTGTCGGTGAGCGATACGCTGTCGAAAGTTTTCAATGCCAGCACGGGAGCCACGTATAAGGTTGTCAGAGCACCTTACACGACCTCAACGGGTAGTGCGCTGAAACTGAACGATAAGTTCGACGGTGGTGCAGAGCCGCTGCTTGTGATTGGCGACAGCACCAGCCGACTCTCGGTAAGTCAGGTCGATACAATTCTGGTAGTGCTCAACGTGGCAACGAACGGTAGTACGACTACTTTCCTGAACACGGTGTATGCACGAGCCCGGAATAACACCGGAACCGTTTCCGACGTGTCGACCAACGGTTTGAACCCAGACCCGAACGGCAACAACAACCCAACCGACAACAACGAGCGCGAGGCCACTCCGCTCAACCTGCCGGCCACGAGTTCGTCGCTGTTCATACCGGAAGGCTTCTCGCCCAATGGCGATGGTATTAACGACCTGTTCATCGTTCGTGGTA from Spirosoma montaniterrae encodes:
- a CDS encoding SdrD B-like domain-containing protein, whose translation is MNVFSTLRKKYLETQNARFGVFSKPATGERNRSIVPLVGQFIHYFLHLIQDGFSTTPAVLADATPSTPFSSEPVFKWQTKQEGRRTRGEPPDFVDTGPPKSHYQSFQEILTSFYQHPMNEHFLLSKSPHESIYRADTDSGGEPVSQTSPPLVRSSLSELLLPFVGCIARAMQPGGRSVGAVVALLLLWLAAPLAMAQTPTTVDLSLTKSVSKQNPTIGEVITYTVVVENSPTSTTATNVVVTDQLLADGATYVPNSASVSSGTFTPGASGTLVTSTWNIPSIAPGVSTTLTFQATVKARGVWFNTAEVTAVDQADADSPEIGNVYEDDYAAVCFAIPILWYAGDEYTVSVPAGYDQIVWYRDNQPISASATSASIAVVNQDNSLTIKATGVYRFVTFKNGCESSNCCNIELIPGPLAGLGDYVWADINGNGQQDTGEPPIPGVVVTLYLNGSATSTTAITDANGLYSFTGLTPGSSNSYAVGFTTPSGFTATLANQGNDATDSDPVNGITQSVTLAASEYNPTLDAGFLPFYDVGIAKAVLNRKGSYLPGDQITYELTVTNNSAFPVYNVQVNDQMPVGVSFVSSGNGLVSSGPNSTSTTIAGPLNAGASVSLTYVAQISQSYSATSVTNVAVVGPFTSTSNVDGFRPTDSNPNNNTATATVPVGNFASLGDFVWADLNANGQQDAGEPGIPGVVVTLYVNGQPTSTTTLTDATGFYSFTGLTPGNSFSYSVGFGTPSGMTATQANQGNDATDSDAVNGLTQSITLASGENNPTLDAGFLPPFDVGIAKTVVNQRSSYLPGDQITYQLAVTNNSAYPVYNVVVNDLLPPNTTFVEGTGFTASGANSVSAVIAGPLTASGTLGSSTSLTLTLQLSNPYPFTSVTNVAVVTPFTSVSNTDGYKPRDTNPANNTATVTVPVISPDLVVTVVPPVCNTATNNYTTTGTVSLTNTQAGTLVITDNGTVVYSQTIAAGTTSVPFTLTGVSNGPASRTVIASVVNGLTVTSNTTYSVPESCTKVSCPQDFSLTVSSNSTICNGESVTLVASSPVPGAKICWYLTPTDGQALVTLDSGQPFAVTITSSDTFYAEAVTIIDGVTCVSGRKPVHVMVTTIPTPICLGNIRNVCPSRTVDLTKIQITNSETIYSYEWYTSIDRAQGTQVTNLTAVGAGTYYLFAKLGRCYSNPSVTTVEIVDCNCQNVAGVNVGPGVSVCEGQPVSLTAVLTGSATSVVWSTSGTGTFSNPNSPITTYTPSAQDITNGSVLLTATTNDPDGSGICQAATSSLIATINARPKAPINLTCADSLVCQGQSTKVFALVVNGNNQVMPGVKINWYDQTNKLVGTVDNGAPLVITPSVSGQVVYTAEAVSADNCISPRSSLTITVGTCLADLAVVKKVVSAGPYKLGQKITYSITASNNGPITGTDVTVSDVMPSNLSFVSATPASEYNAATGVWTIGTLTKGSDRSLLIEATINSAGSILNTAIIGGSNNDPKRSQNDTSSVRIDVGECVVKAPHIECAVTDICVDGSTKLTASGCEGGVVHWSDGQTGVSVDVSPKVTTTYTASCVLGRSCVSPASNAITIRVITPTIPTITATADKVCPGASVTLTAGYCEGTVEWSEGAQTGSFIVVQPYTKTTYTAQCRVGNCPGKPATKTIDIATDLPTPTIVCSTSVVCPGESVTLTVENCVGTPVWSSTTQTTGSIVVFPTVGNNTYTVYCTNGVCRSKPSKEYVIEVTEPKVPTVTASADSICAGQPVTLTATGCNGTVQWNVTGRNGQIMTGSIITVNPRESISYYAQCKYRSCISDPSNAVPITVVSPQAPDIAIRPAKTVFCSGESLTLTAEGCNGGTICWHAGNTMIGTGASMSQIATVATEYYAVCKMGSCESDPSLKIKISVNTTPGPAPTVMASATSVCEGGVVSLSAMNCNGNVKWSDGQMGNVVSVTATASNNEFYAVCTPTSGTACGSSRSKVIRVNVTPAPTPTVTCSTGEICPGESVTLTVNNCAGTPYWSTGETAKTTIVVSPTATTPYTVYCQDGVCRSATSKEYTIKVTPVPAPTIVASATVVEPGGTISLSAIGCVGEVIWNANDVNGNNKGEVIVVRPEGTQTYYAQCRYRTCLSDPSITIVVNPGNCIADAGSLTAVNTNVCAGTATSVTLDATPNGGLVKPEGYSVLYVLTKGDGLVIQQTSATPSFTVAATAGNYTIHTLVYNANAGDKNYLDLSGVVPGVTTGADVLKLIADRKVCADLDAAGAKVNVKIVAPPTLASLPSLTVCAGSSVTLTAAGCDGGTVTWSDKSTGASIVRTVNSNLFLTAVCTIDGCTSQPSAGLNVAIATYEIPTIAVDKPVICTGETVSLTATGCNGGTYVWSDPASTTGSVLTVTPQETSQYRVKCMIGQCVSDWSASNTITVGTPQAPTVAIAGSAQASTTLCFGSPVTLVAEGCPQGSYVTWSNQQVGTSITITPSQSGTYTAQCCTSNNCKSVPSRVIAVTVLPKVQQPTVADRTNTCPFNTVDLTTAVVGRVSTVGGMFEFYTSETLNSESKVANPAAVGTGTYYVIEKTVDGCTSLPVVIHVRITNCTEQTPCDEKNPATADAGTDASICAAKTYQLAGKMGGSGKTAQWTTSGTGKFDDPFALNAIYTASLNDILAGKVTLTLSVSTNNTACPVAKDQMELTINGGKTVPTISPNGSISLCFGDSVKLTASEGAGYLWNNRATTKSIVVKTSGVYSVQVVDANGCTSVKSEKVTINVAEPVLPPLVGNLRNVCPSKIVDLTKALSSTTAGSTYTYRICECVTSNVIMRPDSVCEGTYWVVEKTAQGCLSKPAKIVVKTFDCAADTLDTDVSITKLASTSNVSNGQPVTYTISVTNQGTHTAKNIDVRDVLPAGLELVPSTISGFTVSNGVIHKRIDSLKAGASASITFDARILKKGQSIVNKAEITYLDNEDPNLTNNTSSVAVQDTSTRKASLIGLAKAVLGTPEMQGDSVVNVNYQFVIRNFGDDTLRNVGVTDDLAAAFAPHQVISVAPGTDANSTLQLNTGYSGAGANANLLDSTSYILPGAVQRISLAVSIKRVPGDSSKVFSNTAVATAMNSLTMVSDASANGGDPDEDSDNDPGNNTGVTSFTLGSQPKGPAIGLALAVVKIEPQGDGSYNVTYKATVKNAGTVNLTDVSISDTLARTFPSPASFSIVSGPTVAGGSSLVANTAYNGNTDANLLTSASSLSAGAVDSVLVVVNVQPNGNNGPFYASATAKGRSVLDSNQIVMDISNNGINPNPLGSISTPVRFDLPIGLLGIAKDVAQTRRDDGTYDVLYTILLKNMGTGPLNRIQVVDNLSETFAGAAILNNASNPITVTAGPGLTPNPNYTGEGLLTNMLVDSASSLAVGGSSSLTFKVHVGLTTTASSLTFNNTAFASALSSTSGVVSATSTAGTNPDPDNDLDPRNNNSPTPVVLNNAATNSHIGVAMSVRDTVRQADGTFNVTYQVVVRNFGPSILTHVSVSDTLSKVFNASTGATYKVVRAPYTTSTGSALKLNDKFDGGAEPLLVIGDSTSRLSVSQVDTILVVLNVATNGSTTTFLNTVYARARNNTGTVSDVSTNGLNPDPNGNNNPTDNNEREATPLNLPATSSSLFIPEGFSPNGDGINDLFIVRGTGSATISLEVYNRWGNMVYKNDDYRNDWDGKANTGISTGGDANGLPDGTYYYVIRLSDGREFVRYMTINR